Genomic segment of Prionailurus viverrinus isolate Anna chromosome B4, UM_Priviv_1.0, whole genome shotgun sequence:
TGACACAGATCAGGATCTGTTGCTTTTGGATAGGACTGTGCCGTTTCTTCTCCCTCCTTAAGGAAGCGGTGATAGCCCTGCCCTTTGTATTATCTGGTCTTATTTCATGATTGCCTCAAAAAGTACCTTTTCTGTCTTGATAGAGCACGTACAGGTCCCCATGTGCATGAGAAAGCTCATCTGATTTGGGGTTTCTTTCCCTGGAGAGAGATCGGCCAGCTTGAGGCAGGTGTCTGAGAGGTGTTCCAGGTCGGGCTGGCCCTGGCTGGTTGTTAGGACACTGCTTTGTTAACACGCTCATTTCTACATCAGCATACTCAAGATCAGTGAACTCCTTATTGTGTACTTTTTACTGACTTAGTCTATATTTTACGATGCTTTTTGGTTGTATATGGGCGGTTCTGCTAGGCCaaatggggtgggtgggtgggggtgttgCCCCTGGAGCCGGTAGATAGGATGGCCAGGAAGCGTTCACCACATTTTTCTCATTCCAAGTCACCTTAGCCCTGTGATATTTCACAACAGATCTAGTACGGTCTTGCCCTTGATCTCCGGAGCATTGGGAGAATTCAGGAGGTTCTCGGGGCTTTGGAGATGGGGAAGGCCATTTCCTAGCAAGTCCTTGATGGTGTGTAATCCCCACCTGGCCCCACTGCAACCCTCGAGACCTTGTTTTCCTCCTAGCTGGCCGTTAGCTAATCCCTCCTGAGGGGTTGTTGACTGATAGAGCTGTTTGTTGGCCgtgactttgtttttaaaaagcatagcgTTGCTGTCTTTCAGGAGACCTGAGCAGAAGGGTCTTGACTCCATCCTGGCTTTTTGAGACTTTCTACTTGTCTGCAGCCAGACTCTGAGACTCTGCTCCACACTGCCCACCCCCGCTCCAGGTTGGCTGTGGGCCACCCAGCTGGCAGTGAACTCCCCTTGGTGGACAGAACAGTAACATTTCCATTCCTTTTGGCATTATAATTTCCTGTATGTAGGGGACTGATTTACTCAAGGTCAGGGCAGGAGCCCTGGTGACTCAAATATGCTTTCTCATTGGTTGGTAACTCCTTGATCTCTGGGACCTGAGCAAAAGAATGGGGGTAGGACTtgaagcccccccaccccgcccttccctgcttgctgtcAGCCCAAGGAGGCACTGGCCTGCTTGTCCAGCTCCGAGAGGCTCCCAGAAGCGATGATGGAGGAGTAAGGATACACATCCCTCAGGTCTTGGAGGCTGCTCATTTGCCTCCTGTTCAAGTGGCCCCCTGGGCCACCTAGCAGTATTGAGCTTTGGCCCAAGGACAGCCAGGATGCTTGCTTGTCTTGTGTCCTGCTTAGTGCGGTGGCACCCCAGCCAGCACCTGGGGTGGGGTCTGGAAGGACTTTTCAGGGTTCTGAGGGAGGTGCTATCTTGACTTCCTTTGtcaagggagagagggaaagccTTGCGGATCCGACTCCTGGGTTTGGTTGAATGCATGGGCCGGATTCCCACGCGTGGGTGTAGAGGCCCTTGGGACGAGAAGAAACAACCCCGGGCCCTGGGAGTCTGGGCCATAGTCCACACTGGAGGATATTGAATGCTCAGCGCCCGAGGGGGCCTACGGCGCCTAGGATCCGCCCCTCGGGGACCTCCCCTACACAGTCCAGCGAGGCCCGCCTGCTGGCTTGGGCTCTCGCACTTCTGGCCCTTCCGCGCACATCTGGGCAGCCGGCGAGTTAGCATGAACGGCTCTGGGACGGGCGCCTCGGCCCCAGCCACTTGGCTGAGCTCCTGCTGCAACCAGTCGGGGGTGCTGCCCGAGCCCCCCGAGGGGCCGCCCGTTGTGCAGGCGGCGGTGCTGGGCGTGCTGTCACTGCTTGTGCTCTGCGGGGTCCTGTTTCTGGGCGGTGGCCTCCTCCTGCGTGCGGAGGGCCTGACGGCGATGGTGCTCCGCGAGCGGCGCGCGTCCCGCGAGGCCGAGTCCAGCAGCGCCGGCCGAGGCGACGACAACTCCTAGGCACCCATGCGCTCGAGGGCGGGGGTCGCGGCCTCCGGGGCGGCCCACACGACTCGGCCCTGCTgcggagaggggtgggggtgggagggctcgGCGCCCTCCCCACCCTCCGCGAGCCTGGCGCTGCGCAGGTGAGAGTGCCGCAGGTGAGAGTGCCGGGGGCAGAGTTGGGGGGCAGCTCTTCAGGGACTCTGCCTGGGCTCTGCATGTCCCCAGGGTGGGGCCTGCAGGCACCCCAAGTGTGCTAGGACCCGAGGGAAGAGGCTGCCACCCTCTCTTCTCCCGATCTCGTGTCTCTCCAGTGGCGCCTCACCCATGTCCTTTTTCTAGAAGAGCGGGTCACCCTGCGTgagggggaggtggggcggggggggggggggtggtggggatcAGAGGGGCCTCAGTGTGCTTTGGAGCTCTTCTACCCTGCACGCAccctcccgcctcccccgccATTGCTCAGCCCCACGGGAACTGAGGCCCAACTCAGGGGTGCCCCAGCACTGCCCATGCCGCTGGGAGGCTGAGGAGAGACACGGTCACGGAAACTCGGACAACCCAGGCCTttgctgcttcctcctcctctccttcctgaaGCCTTGTCCCCAGAAGGGGGTTTGAGTAAGATTCCTCGCTATGGCCCCCCTCTTGAGGCAGGGATGGGAGTGTGGGTCCTGTTTTATGGCAGAGCCAGGGGCCTGGAGGTctctgggggatggggaggtATGGCTGGGGTCCCCCCTCTCCCAGTCCCTTTTCTGGTTGTTGGGGCGCAGAGGTGGCCCTGAGCAAGGAGCTTTGTGGTATGTGTGGGGAAGGCGGTGGATGGCAAGATTCCTGACAGCCGGGGGGCCTCATGAGCACGTTGCTGCAGGAAGCTGGGGCTGAGGATTCCCAGCTGTGGAGGCTCCATCTGGCTCTCCAAGGACAAGAACCATCTGGAAGGAAGGGCCTGGGTGGCCTAAAGACAAGGTGATTCCAGGCCAAGGCCACCTGGGACACAGCCCCAGGAATTGGGCAGGGAAGCCttcactgtctctctcctctgctcagtgTTGTACCCACGGGCCCCTGGGAGGTTTCTGTGGGTATGGCTGTTCTTTGGGGGTGTCTCTGACCTGTAGCTTGTCACGGGCAGAGGCAGGGTCCTAGCTTCCTTCTGAGAAGACAGTCGGTGCACGTGAGGAGAGCCTGGTGAGGGGAAGGTGACAGCATGGGCAGCGTGTGGCTGAGCAGCTGTGAAGCTGACGACGTGTGATCTGTGACAGAGCAGCCCAGGGTTTAGCGCTAATCCCAGGCAGTTGTGCCACGCTGGCCTCGCTGAGCTGTGGACTTCTCACCTCAGGGACACCACTGCCACCCCCTTGGAGGGAGAGGGCTGGCCAGGGCAgtgcggggtgtgtgtgtgtctgctctggctgggcctgggggacacctcccacctcccacctccctttgCTGTGTCCCGGACGGGGGGTGAGAATGCCCTCTTTTTATTGTATCCAGGTTCCTTCACCCCCCCTTGCCCGATCACATCCTGctgtttttctccccttcctgtgCCCTGtgctctcccctccttccctagCTGGGATTGTAGAATTCCCGCGTGTGCTGTGAACCctgtattttacaaatggggCTGCTCGGAGAGAAGAGAGTGACGCGCTCAAGTGAACGACAGAGCTGGAACTGACCGCTGGGGGCTCCCGATTCCGAGCTTAGGGGTTGGGGGTGGCATCCCTGAGTGAGAAGGCCTATCCCTGGGTTATTCCTCTTGCCCTGTCCTCCTTCATTTCCCACCACTGTTTGAGATGCTGGTGCAGAATAGGACCTCTGCCTGTGAAGGAATGAACCTTCACATACACACCGCATTTGGCATATGGCTTCTGGGACCAGAACCCCAAACCCCCACGTTACTGCCTCGCTCCTGACCCTTCTTCCCCAGTGGTCTTGTTAGACAGCCTTTCATTGCTGGGCACAGCCTTCCAGGAACCCGCAGCTGTTCCCCAGCCAGCTGGGCTCAGCTTTCCCGGCCTGAacctgagggtgggggtgggctcaGAGAGTCAACTGGAATATGTATCTATGGAGAACAATCCAGATGGGCAGAGCAGAGGGATCAGAGGTGAGGGCCGTGACTTTTGGACTGGCATTTGGATTCAAGTCTGGGTGGTGGTAGGGGTGTACTGAGAGATCCAGTGGAGGGAAGGGCTGTGCCTCCAGCGTCATGTGTCTGCTGGAGGGGGCAAGCCAAGGGGGTAGGCAAAGcctttatgtgtttatttaatgtttatttatttttgagaaggagacagagtgcgagcgggggaggggtagagagagagggagacacaatctgaagccggccctgggctctgtgctgacagctccgagccggatacggggctcgaactcgagagccacgagatcatgacctgagctgaagtcggatgctcaatggactgagccacccagctgccctggcaAAGGCTTTCTTCACCCAACTTCCTGCCTTTGCTGTCTGTTCAACTCAGTGCTTGGAGAGCCAGAGTGTGGGATGTGCCAGGGACTTCGATGTTCTTGGGGGAAGATACTGAGCTGTTTCCTATGGAACTTTGACCCTGGCCAAGGCTGTCAAGGCTGGGGAGgaaaaagatttagaaaactgGGGAATGAGTGCCACCGTCGCCCCCATCTGTCAGGCTCCAACTTGGAGTGACAGGTGGGGGGAGTGGGTGTGGGCTGAGTGCCATGGAGTGAGGCTGGGCATCTGGACcccccccagcaggctccattAGCCTGCACTGTCCCTGAGGGAAAGGCTGGGGCCGCAGATGGGTGATCTTCCCTCACCCTTCCTGCCGCCTGTGAGTCTGACCCCGAGTTGGAAAGAGCTGTCGGGTTTTTCCGGTCCGTATCGGGTTTTCCTCCCCTTCCATGCGGTACGACTCCCTTTCCAGCGAAGGTGGGGGTCGCTCTCTGTTACAGATCCTGAGCCTTGCGTGGTCTGTTGGTCTGTCTCCCAGAGAGCTCCACTGCCAGCCTGCCATGCTGGGGAGCTCCTGCTCCTTTGAGCCGTGAGTGTTGCGGACAGCAACCCGGGAGAGACCTGGATTGGGGTGAGGCCTCCACCGGGATCCTCGCATTCAACCTGGCCTCCGATGTGCTCCACTCAGCCTCCTGCAGTCCGCCTGGGCGCGGCTCCCGGAATGACCAAATCCCCTGAGCATCCACCGCGCGTCCAGGGCACTGAAGCAGACATACACCCTGCATACTCCATGCAGCTGATGCCGGCTGTGCCTCCTGACTTCCAGGCCTCCGAGGACATGAGTGCAGTCCCTGTCCCATCTCTGATACAGGGCTGCTGTGGTCCGACAGGCCGGTGACCCATCCCTGCTGAGGGCTGTGGTCACTGTCACCCATTCGGAGATCTTGGCTGTCCCAGCAAGGCCCTATCACTTCCTGTGGCTTGTTATTAAACACGTTGGTCATGCAAGTTTGGCATATACAGTCTGTGTTTCCAGCTCCAGACTCTTGGTATTTGTGGTACCCTGCTCCCACCCTCCCT
This window contains:
- the SMIM41 gene encoding small integral membrane protein 41, whose product is MLSARGGLRRLGSAPRGPPLHSPARPACWLGLSHFWPFRAHLGSRRVSMNGSGTGASAPATWLSSCCNQSGVLPEPPEGPPVVQAAVLGVLSLLVLCGVLFLGGGLLLRAEGLTAMVLRERRASREAESSSAGRGDDNS